ccccacagatctgtctttgtcaactttagacggtgtgtattgcctgtttcgacagccactggggatgtcttctacactgagggatatggagatgtaatcctacacctgctggatcaatATTCATCAGGACAAATtgcccctctcactctccagaaagtgtggcttgcgctagatcttcgctccagcttgatctctatgtctgctctcgacaaggcagacattggcacatggacaaagaatggcatgatgacattcaaacatcaagatttctatggcccagagtctaccattggttttgctacctgtgaaggagaacattactggttgaactgcgctggcattgacaagattgatcatatgattgactgtaatcttgttactggctctccaaactctgtctttgctacacagagagagatcatacctatctccatcgatctggcacatcgtcgagcttgtcacgccggcgaggagcgtgtacgaaagatggagaaatttgctgacggcgtcaagctaaagaaaggcgccggcgtcacctttccttgtgctccttgcattaagggtaagggccacgcattaccttttggcaaagaacgatctattagatcaaagcctggcgagttcattcatctagacgtctggggaccgatctctatcgcgtctcacggaggtgagcattatttcgtgacgtttacggatgatgcgacccgatttacatggctgtttctactaaaatcacgatctcaagtcaccgaggtctacatacaattggagacctatttgaagactcagtttaactacgtcatcaagaaggtccacggcgatgatgctccagagcataaaccacttgctgcttaccttgctagcaagggaacggtatgggatccaactcctccctacaccaagcaactgaatggtgtcgccgagatcaaaaatcgtcatcttgttgagccgttagtcgctgttatggccgagtatcagcttccaaaatatctttggggacttcttcttggtggaatcaattacaccatgaatcgcctctacgcgtcgaagattggcatgtctccttacgaagccttgttcggcaagaagccaaatctctcaaaccttcgtgctctcggttgtcaatgctggtttctcatcccaaaagagaagcgaaatacaaagctagatcctcacatggaggaggcaaggctgctcgcgtacgacgaaggagacaactatgtggtctacaacgtccgtaccaagaagattgaacgttcacggaacgtcattttcaatgagaatccttctccggcaaatctgcctgaccctgcctatgatcttaatattacaggcatgaaccaagaacatgaacatgattcgcaggatcgtcatatcccaatcgatttcctacggcctcacctcgagaatccgtttaacatacgatctacctccccaccctctcctacggtcgaagatgatcccgaggatcaaacgagggctccgaatgctctcgacccgtcgaatcccgcgctctttgaagaagatcttgcgtggtcaaatgatgaaatggcgggcagttttggcaggtgtgtggtggaacaaagggtggatactggtgcccactttgaagcaggtgggcgaggggttctcgtcgaaccacagcctgtttcccgacaggttgttaatatggacattcccctggaaacaaccattgatctatctcaggaaaatcctctgcaagatgacgaggatcatgatcaatcaccattacagcatgatcaagtaacttttgaacataatttctctcgcctagatccggtaccggatgacaggagtcgagatcaaagctatgttcaacccattcagcccattcagccagaaactggccagttacgacgatcaacacggatcaagaatcctagcagagcttacattgaaagcctggctagcaagtcattctttgattccaatgttcttcggttgctcgctgaacagccagagatcctagtcagtcttttcgcaaatgctacctcgaatgagcagtacgctgtatccaaactgacgcctaaagacataggctttgaacctaacagttgggaacaagctatgtcctgtgtcgagaaagacaaatggctagtcgctgctcacaaagaactacatcgtcatcttgttaacggcacctggagagtgatgtccaggactaagagcaagaagaaacctcttaccctccgatgggtgttcaaagttaagcatgacggtacctacaaggcacggcttgttgctcgtggctttcgtcaagatcccgactgctgatatggcagcggatggactgacaaaaccccttggcaaaacgctattcaagcgctggatcatccaaatgggcctcacggtctataaaaacgcgctgaatggataatttacggtttgcatactacaaatggggggttaatgaaggtcaaaaactggttttttacatggagaattggggttgtttaaactatgctgtcgactaatagtgctagtcgtggggggtgttggaaggtcacgtgaccaccactgtttgctcccagtacttagtctcagtcatagcatgtagatagtttctctctctctcaacgcatcaagagatttccagttacatctacattcatcgtagatctctagtatctctaacaacTATCTTGGCTCTCGGTTGCCATTTTTGCTTCTTCACTCAGTAAGGCATTACAGCAGAGTAAAGAGCCCGATACTGATTCAAGCTTTAGGTGATAAACATCACGTCGCTGATTATTTTGATTAAACGACCTGAAAGTGAGAGTGCCTACATGGCTGGCTGGTATATGAACTATGTTGGAGCGTAAGTATTACAACGCTCTCGATACAAATGTAGTTCATTCCTTCTGACTGGGACAGGGTTTCAACTATGCTCCTTTGCGCTTGGGCGTCTGCACATCTCGAGAAAGAACCTCAAGTTCGAACGGTTCTATTTGCGACCGGGACTCTGTTCTCATACTTGTTTAGTGCATTCTTACCTATTGCCGCATATCCTGCCGCGCAAGCACCCCATTGGCACATTGGCGCAAAGCTCTATCTTGGTCTTTCTGTCTTAGCTTCTGTGCTTTTTGTTAGCATCTTTATTATCTTTAAATGGCAAGCGAGGTGCGAAAAGAGGAAGGGGAGGGCTGAGCGCGGTGAGTCGTCCGACCTATGATGGAAGTCATTCATCTCAGACATTGTTGATGAGCAAAGGAAGCCTCAAAACAACATGGGAAAACTGCAATAATCCGAAGAGACTCTCCTGTAATTTCGGGCCTTGTCGTGTCGTGGAAAGAAAATATTATCGTCTATAGACTCGGTATAGTTTGGTGAGGTCCGACAAAGGCGTCTGCTACAACGCGTTGGGAAACGTGTCGTGAAGACACTTACGAATCTGTACGGCATTTCGAAGAAATTTTGGACAAAGATTGCTTAAGAGAAATATTAAGTGAGTCGGTCTAAGAGCGCGGTTTTTCTATTTCTGGGCGATATTGTAAGGGCGTAGTTGGGATGGTCGATGCAGTAAATAGGTGGGTTCGGAGATCTGGGCGGGATTCAGGGTGTTTGTCCTTGGAATTCAGGCATAAGCTTGCTGACTCATGAGCCCATCTCTTTACACCGCTCAGAAGGTTCTGCCGCGTCCgcggaattttttttttaatctctTCTCTTGAGGAATTAGACCGCAATCTGCAACTGCACGATTCGGGTTTGCCAGTTAAAGAATGGCGCCGATCAAGCGCAAGGGGAATGCTCCCGAAGAAAACACTGCTCGCCAGCCCCAAAAACGTGCTAAAGTGGGAGCGGAGGAGGTCAAGAAAGACCATAAGAAGTCAAACGATACCACTACATCCATTGCTGGGAAAGTTTCGGAACTTTCTGTGCTGCGCGATGACGAGCCCTCATTCCCTCGTGGTGGGGCAAGTGTCCTGACACCATTGGAGCGCAAGCAAATTCAGATCCAGGCCAACAGAGATGTTTTGTTCGAACAGAAAGAATCTGGAAACAAGAAATCTTCACAGAAGACACCTTCCAACGAATTCGCCGAGGAGAGCGACAACGATGTTGAAATGGAGGACGAAGAAACCACCACGACTACCAAGAAGTCgcgcaagaagaagtcaaagAGCAAGAAGTCCGCAGACAAGGAAGCTAATGACAAGCAAGATGTTCGCATCGAGGGTCTTAGCTTCAAGGTACGTGCTAGAAAAAGTTTCCATCTCGCATCACTCTAACAATTGCAGCGCATTGTACCTGGAGCTATGATTCTGGGTCAGGTCTCGAGTATCAACGCCCACGATATCGGCCTTTCGCTGCCCAACAACCTAACCGGCTACGTCCCTCTCACATCCGTTTCGAAGGGCCTCGAAGACAGACTTGAAAAAATGTTGAACGATGAAGGCGAAGACGACGATGCCGAGGACAGCTCCGACGACGAGTCATTTGACTTGAAAGACCACTTCTATCTGGGTCAATATCTACGGGCATTCGTCGTGTCTACTGGCAGCAATCCCGATGATCCCAAGGCAAAGAGCAAGAAGCGAATTGAGCTTTCGGTCGACCCTAGACAAACAAACACAGGCTTCTCGAAGTCCGATCTTGTTGTGAACTCGGCTGTCCAAGCGTCCGTTGTCAGTGTGGAAGATCACGGTGTGGTCATGGATCTTGGCATCGAAGGCTCAGAGCTGAAGGGCTTTATGTCCTCCAAGGAGACCGACCCCAATGTGGATTATTCTAGCATCAAGGAAGGCTCTGTTTTTCTTTGCATGGTCACTGGTCAGAACGCCAGCGGCAATGTCATCAAGCTGTCCTCCAACTTCCAAACATCCGCCTCGATCAAGAAGTCTAACTACCTCAGCTCGGCGCCTACCATCAACACGTTCCTCCCCGGTACCGCCGCAGAAATTCTCCTCACGGAAGTCACATCGAACGGAATGATCGGAAAAATTATGGGAATGCTCGACGCAACCGTCGATCTGGTCCAGTCTAGCATTAACGGCAAGATTGATCTGGAGAAGAAATACAAGATTGGCGCCAAAATTAAGGGCCGTATTATTTCGACTTTCCCGGCTGCTGAGCCGCTCAAGGTCAGCTTTTCTATGCTCGATCACATCCTCAAGCTCTCTTCCGATGCTCGCGGTCCTGGTTCTTCTGATGATGCGCCTGCCATTTCCGCAATCATCCCCGAGGTCAAGGTCGTGAAGGTTGATCACGGCCTGGGTGTGTATGCTCGTATTGGAGAAACCAAACATATGGGCTTCGTTCACATGTCGAGACTCTCTGATGGAAAGGTCGAAACAATTGATGAAAGTTCTGGAGCTTTCCAGCTGGATGCTGTTCACGAGGCAAGAGTTATCGGGTACAACTCGATTGACAACCTCTACATTCTCTCATTCGAGAAAAGCGTTATCGAGCAGCCTTTCCTTCGCGTCGAGGATGTCAATGTGGGTGCTATTGTCAAAGGAAAGGTCGAGAAGCTTCTTATTGGTGCCGATGGTATGAATGGATTGATTGTAAACCTGGCCGATGGAATCACTGGTCTTGTTCCCTCCATGCACTTTGCGGATACCATGCTCCAGTTCCCAGAGAAGAAGTTCCGCGAGGGTCAGAAGCTTTCGCTGAGAATCCTCTCTGTTAACCTCGAAAAACGCCAAATTCGCTTGACCCTGAAGAAAAGCTTGCTCAACAGCGAGTCTACTATTTGGAAGGACTACAAAGATATCACCCCTTCAGCTCAGTCTCCTGGTACCATTGTCAACCTTCAGAGTCATGGTGCTGTTGTGCAGTTCTACGGTGAGGTCCGTGGCTTCCTTCCTGTCTCTGAGATGAGTGAAGCCTACATCCAGGATCCAGCCCAGCACTTCAGACTTGGCCAGGTCGTTAATGTTCACGCTTTGAGCGTGGATGCATCCCTTGGAAGACTTGCTGTCTCTTGTAAGGACCCCTCGACATTTACCGAGAAGTATCGCGAAGCCTTTGAAAACCTTCATCCTGGCCACCTTGTTACCGGTGTCGTTTTCGAGAAGTCCAATGATGATGTACTTCTCAAACTTGACGAGTCCGGCCTCGTCGCTCGTCTCGATGCTGCGCACCTCATCGACGGCCCTCCATCTAAGCAGAATTCGATGCTCTCTAAGCTCCGCGTGGGCCAGAAGCTGAACGACCTCTTGGTCCTCAACATCCAGCGCGCCCACCGTCTCATCAAGGTTTCCAGCAGGGCCAGCTTGAAGAAAGCTGCCAAGCAGAAGAACATTCCGGGGCAGTTCGAGGAAGTCCAAGAGGGTTCTCTTGTCACAGGATTTATCCGCAACATCACACCCGACGGTGTCTTTGTTGAGTTCCTCGGCGGCCTCACTGGCTTGCTCCCCAAGCGTCTTATCGAAGACGCTAACCTTGAGCAGCCTCACTACGGGTTGTCAAAGGCGCAAACGATTGTTGTCAATGTGCAGTCTGTAGATCAGGATCTCAAGCGCTTCATTCTGAGCATGAAACCCGTTCAGGCTACCCAGGCCGCTCCCAAAAAAGTGGCCAAGCAGACTGACGAGACTGTCGTCAACCCCATCGATGACAGCATCGAGAGCATGTCTGACTTCACATTCGGGAGAATCGTTGAGTGCAAGGTCGTCTCCATCAAGGCAACCCAGATCAATGTTCAGCTCGCAGACAACGTTCAGGGTCGCATTGATGTGTCCGAAATATTCGACGACTGGAAAGACATCAAAGATCGCAAGCAGCCCTTGCGATTCTTCAAGGCCAAGCAGACCCTCTCTGCCAGAATCCTTCTTGGTGTTCACGATGCCCGTAACCACAAGTTCCTCCCCATCAGTCACCGCACTGGAAAGTACCCTGTGTTCGAGCTCTCTCTTAAGCCAAGCTACGTCAAGGCTACCAACCCTGCTCCTCTCAATATGGAGCAGGTTCAAGTCGGATCCTCTTGGGTAGGCTTCGTCAACAATGTCGCTGATGACTGCCTCTGGGTCAACTTGTCTCCCAACGTGCGTGGCAGACTCCGCTTCATGGATGCATCAGACGACCTGTCCTTGTTGACTGAAATCGAGAAGAACTTCCCCATCGGCTCTGCTTTGAAGGTCCAGGTTACCGCTGTCAACACCGAGAAGGGCCACCTCAATCTCTCCGCCAAGCAGGGATATGACAAGCTTACATTTGGAGATATCTCCGTCGGCATGGTCTTGCCCGGTCGCATTACCAAGGTCACTGAGCGCCAACTCATTATGCAGCTCGGCGAGTCACTTGTCGGCGCGGTCAACCTGACCGACATCGCAGATGACTACTCCAAGGCCAACCCTACCGTACACAACAAGAACGAGGTTCTCCGAGCATGCGTTATTGCAGTTGACAAGTCCAACAAGAAGATTGCCTTGTCGCTGCGCCCCTCCAAGGTCATGAGCTCTTCTCTCCCCGTGCAGGACCGTGAGATCTCATCGCTCAAGGATGTCAAGCTCAACGACATCATTCGCGGCTTCGTCCGACGGGTCACCGATTCCGGTCTCTTTGTGGCAGTCAGCAACGATATCACCGCCTACGTCCGCGTGTCTGATCTTTCTGATTCGTACCTCAAGGAATGGAAGGACTCCTTCCAGCCGGATCAGCTCGTCAAGGGTAAGGTCACGTTTGTTGACGCCGAGCAAGGCAAGCTGCAGTTGAGCTTGAAGGAGTCCGTTCTAGACCCCAACTTCAAGGCTCCCATCGCCCTCAAGGACCTCAAGGTCGGTCAGATTGTAACCGGCAAGGTTCGCAAGGTTGAGGAGTTCGGTGCTTTCATTGTCATAGACGGATCTTCAAACATCAGCGGTCTCTGCCACCGCAGTGAGATGGCCGAGAAGCGTGTGGAAGATGCTCGCAAGCTATATGACGAAGGGGATGCTGTCAAGGCCAAGGTCATTAAGATCGACCTTGAGTCTAAAAAGATCTCGTTCTCACTGAAGGCTTCTCACTTCCAGGATGAAGAGGAAATGGAcagcgaggatgaggacagCATGAGCATTGACGGTCTTGGGGGTGTTGAACTTGGTGAGGACGACAGCGAAGAcaaagatgatgatgatgagtcCATGGGGGGTGTTGATGTGGAGGATAGCAGTGAGGACGACGAATCTGtggatggcgatgaagatgTCCCGATGCAGAAGCCTAGCAAGAACGGAGGTCTTGGTTCGAGCGGTTTCGACTGGAGCGGCACCGCCCAGATCGATGCCGCCGCGCGCTCTGATAGCGACGATGAGGGTTCCaataagaagaagaagaagagccgCAAGGCCGAGATCCAGGTGGATCGGACCGGCGACTTGGACGCCAATGGCCCTCAATCTGTTGCCGACTTCGAGCGACTCCTTCTTGGTGAGCCCGACTCCTCGCTGCTGTGGCTGCAGTACATGGCTTTCCAGCTGGAGCTGGGTGAGACCGAGAAGGCTCGCGCCATTGCTGAGCGTGCTTTGCGCACTATCACCATGGGCCAGGATGCCGAGAAGTTGAACATCTGGGTTGCGTTGCTGAACATGGAGAACACCTACGGTGACGACGACAGTCTGGAGGAGGTATTCAAGCGTGCCTGCCAGTACAACGACCCCCAGGAGATCTACGAGCGGATGATCAGTATCTACATCCAATCCGGCAAGAACCAGGTATGACTACATCTATTTCGACTTTTACTCTTTCCAAATGCTCACGATTTTTTACAGAAAGCAAGCGATCTCTTCTATGACGCTCTCAAGAAGAAGGTTTCCTCCCAGTCCCCCAAGTTCTTCTACAACTACGCCAGCTTCCTCTTCGACACCATGGCCTCCCCCGACCGCGCTCGGGCTCTGCTTCCGCGTGCCCTTCAGTCCCTCCCTGCTCACACCCACGTCGAGACAACCTCCAAGTTCGCCCAGCTTGAATTCCGCTCCGCTAATGGAGATGTCGAACGCGGTCGTACCATCTTCGAGGGTCTCCTGTCCTCGTTCCCCAAACGTATTGACTTGTGGAACGTACTTCTGGACCTAGAGATCAAGGTCGGAGATGCGGAACAAGTCCGCCGTCTCTTCGAGCGCGTTCTTGGCCTACAGGGTGGCAAGAAGGGTCCCGTTAGCGTGGACGCTAGCAAGAAGCTTAAGCCTAAGCAGGCCCGCTTCCTCTTTAAGAAATGGCTTTCCTTTGAGGAGGGTTTGGCTACCGATGGAGATGAGAAGATGGTTGAGGAGGTCAAGGCACGGGCTGTTACCTATGTCAAGTCTCTTCAGGAGTAAAtctataaaaaaaaaaaacaaagtgTGTTCATCTGAACCCATCGGTGTTTTGGGGGGATTGAATTTGTGTACTTGTGTACTTGTATATAGGGAAATCGGGGGTTTTtttgtggggggggggggaatttAATTCCCCAACGGGTCAATCAGCATCAACTATCCAACACGTGTACTATCGTCAAGTAGATGTAACCAAAACACAATCCAAGGTTGCCTGGAGTCCGAATCCCCCCCGCTAATTATGGCTGCCTTCGTTTGCTTATAAATTttgggaatttttttttttttggtttaaTCTTTCTAGCTTTCAAATTCACGATGTCCTATTTCCGCCTTTTTCAGAGCCATTCAGTCTCTAGTTTGCACTTCGATCCATACAAAGACTCATTGGATACAGTCCCGAACCTCAATGGGCCTGACCCTGTTGAGCGAGTGGGGCATCCGACCCGCTCATGGTGTCAAGTCTGGACGGCCTTGGCTTGGTCTTCTACACCCGTGCTATCGGACCCATCCAAGCGCAAGCGATCTTGTCGATCGCGATACTTGCATAGTCTACGGCGTGCAATTATTGGAATCTTGATCATGCTGTGAGTTTTCAAGAACTAGGCAGACCGTATCGATGAAACCCACCCACTAATCTGTCATGACAGAGGCATCATCCAATTCATCTCCATTACCTGTGGTATCGTCCTTTCGTTCTTCCCGGATGAATACGACCGCGCAGTTCAGTATTGGCTAGCTAGCGCCGACAGCATCAGCACCGTAGATAACACGCGCTGGCCGACCGACCTCACGCGCGACATCGTTCCTGTTGGCTGCCACTCTCATAACGACTACTGGCGCCGAGTACCACTGTACTCTGCACTGCAAGCGGGATGCATAGGTGTCGAAGCCGATGTCTGGCTCTTCGACGACGAGCTCTACGTCGGTCACAGTACTTCATCTCTGACAGAACGCAGAACCCTACAATCGATGTACATTGACCCGCTAGTAACCATCCTCGAGCGCCAGAATCCAACCAACAAATTCAGCCAAGGAGGCACCAGCCCTGCGCACGGTGTCTTCGACACAGACCCGGCCCAGTCGCTCATCCTTCTAATCGACTTTAAAACCGAAGGCCCGGCAACCTGGCGCGCCGTCATGAAGCAGCTCGCTCCGCTCCGTGACCGCGGCTATCTAACTCACTTCAACGGCGATGACCTCATCCAAGGTCCCGTCACCATCGTCGGAACAGGAAATACACCCTTCAATGTTGTCACCGCAAATACCACTTACCGCGATATCTTCTTCGACGCCCCGCTCGATAAACTCGTCGACGCTGACCAACCAGATACCCACCCCCAGCTAGACGCAGCCCTCATCCCGGGCACAGACCTAGGCCAAGGCCAATCTGGTATGCCGGCTATCATCGCTGCATCTACCTTCAACACTTCGAACAGCTTCTATGCGTCTGTGTCTTTCAAAAAAGCCATCGGCCGTCCCTGGCCTTTCCATTTCACCCAGCGCCAGATGGACCGCATCCGCAGCCAGGTGCGCGTTGCGCACCAGCACGGGTTGAAAGTGCGCTACTGGGCGCTGCCAAGCTGGCCTCGCAGTCTGCGGAATCATATCTGGCGCGTGCTTGCGCAGGAGGGTGTGGATATTCTAAATGTCGATGATCTGGTTGATGCTACTAAGGGGGATTGGAATACCAAGGTTTTAGATTGGTGGCCATGATGGCTACGCACTGATAGGTGGtgacgtttttttttaaattattttcttcctttctttttgctCATACTTTTGATAAAATATGGGATTATGGGCTGGATTCAACTAGCGTTGGAGCTTTCTTGTCCGATTTACGATACCTCGCctgtttttttcttcggcGTTCTTGCTTCATTTTGTCGATAGACTACTTGCTTCATCTCTCAATGGTGCTACGCATCAATCAAAATGTAGATGCAGCTTTTCAAGTTCGGGTACCGATGCTAGTTTGGTAAACAAAAGAGACAGAAGAGAATATAGCTTGTGGGAACAATTCTTCAGTTCAAATTCGCTAAAAATTCAATTTTGGTGTCTGTCGCATTTAGCACATAAGCGATGATGTTGTTTCCTCAATCCGGGTCGTGTTTCCCAATACCCTTGATGGCCAATATCCAGTATTGACGCCTTGTAGATTTCCAGCAAGATCAAATTAACATACATGAACCAAAGGACACAATCCCCACATAACCTGAAACTAATCTGAGATTTgaaaaaaatagaaaataaaaataaaaaataGGGCCTTCGACCAGCGGAGAGGCATCTCAACAGCAACGAAACACATCAGACATGAAAAAACTCGTGGATATCAGATCTCATAGACAGCAGAGCGCCTCTTCACCGAATTCGCGGATAACACTCCCTTCTTCCCGAATCAGACCACCAAGCCAGCGCTTCGCCGTCTCAAACTCCTTAGCACCGAATTTGACAAGCACGAAGCCAGCGCGCACGCGCGCTGCTGTCCACGTAACATCAGCATTTTGGCCAATCGAAGGCCCCGGCACCGACGACGGCGCATGGTCTGACCAATTGCGACTGCCGATGCGCGGCTGCGACTGGAACAGATTCAGCATGAACGAACCAAGCGCCTCGAACACAGGCCCGAAGAGGATAAGCGTGCCGATGACGCCGTGCGGGCGCGTGCGCTCCGCAATGAGATTCAGCGGCGTTAGGCCGGCCGGCGCCGGCGGCGGTATGTTGACGGGGGTTTCTAGACCGGTATGGGTGGTCTTGTCGTTTTTGATCCCGATCTCGTCGGATTTGGAGATATCTTTCAGGTCTCCGGATTCATCGTCAAGGATGACCGAGTCGCGCAGGAGGAGTCGGCGTTTGCCTTTGTCATCTTCGGCCCAGACTTCGTTGCGTCCACGCCAGAAGTGGAAATTCCAGTCTTCGCCGCGCGAGGTGCGGCCTTGAG
The nucleotide sequence above comes from Penicillium digitatum chromosome 1, complete sequence. Encoded proteins:
- a CDS encoding RRNA biogenesis protein RRP5, putative gives rise to the protein MAPIKRKGNAPEENTARQPQKRAKVGAEEVKKDHKKSNDTTTSIAGKVSELSVLRDDEPSFPRGGASVLTPLERKQIQIQANRDVLFEQKESGNKKSSQKTPSNEFAEESDNDVEMEDEETTTTTKKSRKKKSKSKKSADKEANDKQDVRIEGLSFKRIVPGAMILGQVSSINAHDIGLSLPNNLTGYVPLTSVSKGLEDRLEKMLNDEGEDDDAEDSSDDESFDLKDHFYLGQYLRAFVVSTGSNPDDPKAKSKKRIELSVDPRQTNTGFSKSDLVVNSAVQASVVSVEDHGVVMDLGIEGSELKGFMSSKETDPNVDYSSIKEGSVFLCMVTGQNASGNVIKLSSNFQTSASIKKSNYLSSAPTINTFLPGTAAEILLTEVTSNGMIGKIMGMLDATVDLVQSSINGKIDLEKKYKIGAKIKGRIISTFPAAEPLKVSFSMLDHILKLSSDARGPGSSDDAPAISAIIPEVKVVKVDHGLGVYARIGETKHMGFVHMSRLSDGKVETIDESSGAFQLDAVHEARVIGYNSIDNLYILSFEKSVIEQPFLRVEDVNVGAIVKGKVEKLLIGADGMNGLIVNLADGITGLVPSMHFADTMLQFPEKKFREGQKLSLRILSVNLEKRQIRLTLKKSLLNSESTIWKDYKDITPSAQSPGTIVNLQSHGAVVQFYGEVRGFLPVSEMSEAYIQDPAQHFRLGQVVNVHALSVDASLGRLAVSCKDPSTFTEKYREAFENLHPGHLVTGVVFEKSNDDVLLKLDESGLVARLDAAHLIDGPPSKQNSMLSKLRVGQKLNDLLVLNIQRAHRLIKVSSRASLKKAAKQKNIPGQFEEVQEGSLVTGFIRNITPDGVFVEFLGGLTGLLPKRLIEDANLEQPHYGLSKAQTIVVNVQSVDQDLKRFILSMKPVQATQAAPKKVAKQTDETVVNPIDDSIESMSDFTFGRIVECKVVSIKATQINVQLADNVQGRIDVSEIFDDWKDIKDRKQPLRFFKAKQTLSARILLGVHDARNHKFLPISHRTGKYPVFELSLKPSYVKATNPAPLNMEQVQVGSSWVGFVNNVADDCLWVNLSPNVRGRLRFMDASDDLSLLTEIEKNFPIGSALKVQVTAVNTEKGHLNLSAKQGYDKLTFGDISVGMVLPGRITKVTERQLIMQLGESLVGAVNLTDIADDYSKANPTVHNKNEVLRACVIAVDKSNKKIALSLRPSKVMSSSLPVQDREISSLKDVKLNDIIRGFVRRVTDSGLFVAVSNDITAYVRVSDLSDSYLKEWKDSFQPDQLVKGKVTFVDAEQGKLQLSLKESVLDPNFKAPIALKDLKVGQIVTGKVRKVEEFGAFIVIDGSSNISGLCHRSEMAEKRVEDARKLYDEGDAVKAKVIKIDLESKKISFSLKASHFQDEEEMDSEDEDSMSIDGLGGVELGEDDSEDKDDDDESMGGVDVEDSSEDDESVDGDEDVPMQKPSKNGGLGSSGFDWSGTAQIDAAARSDSDDEGSNKKKKKSRKAEIQVDRTGDLDANGPQSVADFERLLLGEPDSSLLWLQYMAFQLELGETEKARAIAERALRTITMGQDAEKLNIWVALLNMENTYGDDDSLEEVFKRACQYNDPQEIYERMISIYIQSGKNQKASDLFYDALKKKVSSQSPKFFYNYASFLFDTMASPDRARALLPRALQSLPAHTHVETTSKFAQLEFRSANGDVERGRTIFEGLLSSFPKRIDLWNVLLDLEIKVGDAEQVRRLFERVLGLQGGKKGPVSVDASKKLKPKQARFLFKKWLSFEEGLATDGDEKMVEEVKARAVTYVKSLQE
- a CDS encoding Urease accessory protein UreD, translating into MRQPAKPIPSPFQSSIAKPGQGTVVLSLLPPNNPTFTTLTYKYPLKLVPRTGGFVPSPDSSAFSDTRPSNPVHLYLLTYGGGLLPGDQIAVSIRLEPKTRMVVTTPQGSTKIFKTTPNNTGTAPNVIKGHRDPRPANDHLFNMSQQTLDVNIARQAALCYLPDPSVPFQHSRYAQIQTFTLDATAKGIERSSLCVLDWVTQGRTSRGEDWNFHFWRGRNEVWAEDDKGKRRLLLRDSVILDDESGDLKDISKSDEIGIKNDKTTHTGLETPVNIPPPAPAGLTPLNLIAERTRPHGVIGTLILFGPVFEALGSFMLNLFQSQPRIGSRNWSDHAPSSVPGPSIGQNADVTWTAARVRAGFVLVKFGAKEFETAKRWLGGLIREEGSVIREFGEEALCCL
- a CDS encoding Nucleic acid-binding, OB-fold; the protein is MSYFRLFQSHSVSSLHFDPYKDSLDTVPNLNGPDPVERVGHPTRSWCQVWTALAWSSTPVLSDPSKRKRSCRSRYLHSLRRAIIGILIMLGIIQFISITCGIVLSFFPDEYDRAVQYWLASADSISTVDNTRWPTDLTRDIVPVGCHSHNDYWRRVPLYSALQAGCIGVEADVWLFDDELYVGHSTSSLTERRTLQSMYIDPLVTILERQNPTNKFSQGGTSPAHGVFDTDPAQSLILLIDFKTEGPATWRAVMKQLAPLRDRGYLTHFNGDDLIQGPVTIVGTGNTPFNVVTANTTYRDIFFDAPLDKLVDADQPDTHPQLDAALIPGTDLGQGQSGMPAIIAASTFNTSNSFYASVSFKKAIGRPWPFHFTQRQMDRIRSQVRVAHQHGLKVRYWALPSWPRSLRNHIWRVLAQEGVDILNVDDLVDATKGDWNTKVLDWWP